Proteins encoded by one window of Misgurnus anguillicaudatus chromosome 4, ASM2758022v2, whole genome shotgun sequence:
- the ppp1r3cb gene encoding protein phosphatase 1 regulatory subunit 3C-B, whose product MNCTRVLHILNTRPMPGPIMPVDVAMRICLAHSPPLHSFFSSYENYKSRNLIHQYKPLRSCISSRTEVETTDIEWKNPKTKAKKKVVFADSKGMSLTAVHVFKEFEEDLSDLQFELSDLEEAIVGMKVDKDKSYVLDFPQPAADYLDFRNRLKKNLVCLENCVIQERSLTGTVKVTNVSFEKVVHVRITFDSWRSNTDIPCTYMNNVYGCEDVDTFSFSVDLPSFVQQDERVEFCISYRTNDTTHWDNNDGKNYKLIHTENDHSQANHVMQKTTTDFKNQAKRPEMEFDQFGSPRTSNGFFPEWQSWGHIENTTPYW is encoded by the exons ATGAATTGTACCAG GGTTCTTCATATCCTGAACACAAGGCCGATGCCAGGTCCAATTATGCCCGTGGATGTAGCTATGAGAATCTGTTTGGCACACTCGCCGCCTCTTCACAGCTTCTTTAGTTCATATGAGAACTACAAGTCCAGGAACTTAATCCACCAGTACAAACCCCTGAGATCCTGCATCAGCTCCAGGACAGAAGTTGAAACAACAGACATAGAATGGAAGAATCCCAAGACCAAAGCTAAGAAGAAAGTGGTTTTCGCTGATTCCAAAGGCATGTCATTAACAGCAGTTCACGTGTTCAAGGAATTCGAGGAAGACCTATCAGACCTGCAGTTTGAATTATCAGACCTGGAGGAAGCCATCGTTGGCATGAAAGTCGATAAAGATAAAAGTTACGTTTTGGACTTCCCTCAGCCAGCTGCAGATTATCTGGACTTCCGAAACCGTCTAAAGAAGAACCTGGTATGTTTGGAAAACTGTGTCATTCAAGAGCGATCGCTCACCGGCACGGTGAAAGTTACCAATGTGAGCTTTGAGAAAGTCGTCCATGTGCGAATAACATTCGACTCGTGGAGAAGTAACACTGACATTCCTTGCACTTACATGAATAACGTTTATGGTTGCGAAGACGTCGACACTTTCTCGTTTTCCGTTGACCTTCCGAGTTTTGTGCAGCAAGATGAGCGGGTAGAGTTCTGCATATCCTACCGAACAAACGATACGACACACTGGGACAATAATGATGGGAAAAATTACAAGTTGATACACACAGAGAACGACCACAGTCAGGCTAACCACGTCATGCAGAAGACAACGACAGATTTCAAGAATCAAGCTAAACGGCCAGAGATGGAGTTTGATCAGTTTGGGAGCCCGAGGACATCGAACGGCTTTTTCCCGGAGTGGCAAAGCTGGGGCCACATTGAGAACACCACCCCCTACTGGTGA
- the mpp3b gene encoding MAGUK p55 subfamily member 3 isoform X2 yields the protein MPVLSPVTGLHEMLALLTSQLHPEANHKEDVGFLREVFSERSLSYLMKIHERLRQYQLQSPTPVFHSASCLAEDVAEELQNGPLDEDERELLTLLTAPHVKAVLTVHDTVAQKNFDPVLPPLPDDLDDELEEESVKIVRLVKNKEPLGATIRRDEVTGAVVVARIMRGGAADRSGLVHVGDELREVNGNLIIHKRPEEISQILSQSQGSITLKIIPAIKEEDRFKESKVYLRALFDYTPFEDKATPCQEAGLPFQRGDILQVVTQDDPTWWQAKRVGDSNLRAGLIPSKQFQERRLLYRIKTGTYQSPKSPRAAPYDQTGEKEDCDSEGSGTGHHIAGLRRSFRLSRKDCQGSTTESQTVESEETEFLIYEEVTLYQMRPHDKPRLVVLIGSLGARINELKQKMIAENPQRYGVAVPHTTRPRKSHEKEGVEYHFISKQAFEADVQSNRFIEYGEYKNNQYGTSLEAIRSVLARNKVCLVDVQPEALKILRTAEFKPYVIFVKPHVPETHQHRTTSPGRADNGHITDEDLQDMRQSAKQMDQQYGHLVDRVLIKEDSASACVELRNILERLEREPQWVPVSWVRS from the exons GCAAAGCCCGACCCCGGTGTTCCACAGCGCCTCCTGTTTAGCAGAGGAT GTTGCAGAGGAGCTACAGAATGGACCACTGGATGAAGATGAGAGAGAGTTATTAACCCTTCTGACTGCTCCACATGTGAAG GCAGTGCTAACAGTACATGACACTGTGGCCCAGAAGAACTTTGATCCTGTTCTCCCACCTCTTCCAGATGATCTGGATGATGAATTAGAGGAAGAATCTGTGAAGATTGTGCGTTTGGTGAAGAACAAGGAGCCACTT GGGGCGACCATCCGTAGGGATGAGGTTACTGGAGCGGTGGTGGTTGCTAGAATCATGAGGGGTGGGGCTGCAGACCGCAGTG GTTTGGTGCATGTTGGAGATGAGCTCAGGGAAGTCAATGGAAATCTAATCATCCACAAACGTCCCGAGGAAATCAGCCAGATTCTG TCTCAGTCTCAAGGCTCGATCACTCTGAAGATAATCCCTGCCATAAAGGAGGAGGACAGATTCAAGGAAAGTAAG GTCTATTTAAGAGCCCTGTTTGATTACACACCATTTGAAGACAAAGCCACGCCCTGTCAAGAGGCCGGGCTTCCCTTCCAGCGTGGGGACATCCTGCAGGTGGTCACTCAGGATGACCCAACATGGTGGCAGGCCAAACGAGTGGGAGATAGCAACCTGCGTGCTGGACTTATTCCCTCAAAACAGTTCCAGGAGAG ACGACTGTTATATAGGATCAAAACAGGAACGTACCAGAGCCCAAAATCTCCTAGAGCAGCACCAT ATGATCAGACTGGTGAAAAAG AAGACTGTGATAGTGAGGGCAGTGGAACTGGACACCACATAG CTGGACTCAGGAGAAGTTTCAGGCTGAGCCGCAAGGATTGTCAGGGTTCGACCACAGAGTCTCAAACGGTGGAGTCCGAAGAGACTGAGTTTCTCATATATGAAGAGGTGACTTTATATCAGATGAGACCTCATGATAAACCAAGACTTGTGGTGCTTATAG GGTCTCTTGGTGCTCGGATCAATGAGCTGAAGCAGAAGATGATTGCTGAGAATCCTCAACGGTATGGCGTTGCTGTACCAC ACACAACAAGACCCAGGAAAAGCCATGAGAAGGAGGGTGTAGAATATCACTTCATATCCAAACAGGCCTTTGAGGCTGACGTCCAATCTAATAGGTTTATTGAATATGGTGAATATAAGAACAACCAATATGGGACGAGTCTAGAGGCGATACGGAGTGTCCTGGCGAGAAATAAAGTGTGTCTGGTAGATGTTCAACCTGAG GCCCTGAAAATTCTTCGTACGGCAGAGTTTAAGCCCTATGTGATCTTTGTAAAGCCTCATGTACCTGAGACCCACCAGCACCGTACTACATCACCAGGAAGGGCTGATAATGGACACATCACA GATGAAGACCTACAGGATATGAGGCAGTCAGCCAAACAGATGGACCAACAATACGGCCATCTAGTGGACAGGGTCCTAATAAAGGAGGACTCTGCCAGTGCCTGTGTGGAGCTGAGGAATATCCTGGAACGACTTGAGAGGGAGCCACAGTGGGTGCCTGTCAGCTGGGTTCGATCTTGA
- the mpp3b gene encoding MAGUK p55 subfamily member 3 isoform X3, with product MPVLSPVTGLHEMLALLTSQLHPEANHKEDVGFLREVFSERSLSYLMKIHERLRQYQLQSPTPVFHSASCLAEDVAEELQNGPLDEDERELLTLLTAPHVKAVLTVHDTVAQKNFDPVLPPLPDDLDDELEEESVKIVRLVKNKEPLGATIRRDEVTGAVVVARIMRGGAADRSGLVHVGDELREVNGNLIIHKRPEEISQILSQSQGSITLKIIPAIKEEDRFKESKVYLRALFDYTPFEDKATPCQEAGLPFQRGDILQVVTQDDPTWWQAKRVGDSNLRAGLIPSKQFQERRLLYRIKTGTYQSPKSPRAAPYDQTGEKAGLRRSFRLSRKDCQGSTTESQTVESEETEFLIYEEVTLYQMRPHDKPRLVVLIGSLGARINELKQKMIAENPQRYGVAVPHTTRPRKSHEKEGVEYHFISKQAFEADVQSNRFIEYGEYKNNQYGTSLEAIRSVLARNKVCLVDVQPEALKILRTAEFKPYVIFVKPHVPETHQHRTTSPGRADNGHITDEDLQDMRQSAKQMDQQYGHLVDRVLIKEDSASACVELRNILERLEREPQWVPVSWVRS from the exons GCAAAGCCCGACCCCGGTGTTCCACAGCGCCTCCTGTTTAGCAGAGGAT GTTGCAGAGGAGCTACAGAATGGACCACTGGATGAAGATGAGAGAGAGTTATTAACCCTTCTGACTGCTCCACATGTGAAG GCAGTGCTAACAGTACATGACACTGTGGCCCAGAAGAACTTTGATCCTGTTCTCCCACCTCTTCCAGATGATCTGGATGATGAATTAGAGGAAGAATCTGTGAAGATTGTGCGTTTGGTGAAGAACAAGGAGCCACTT GGGGCGACCATCCGTAGGGATGAGGTTACTGGAGCGGTGGTGGTTGCTAGAATCATGAGGGGTGGGGCTGCAGACCGCAGTG GTTTGGTGCATGTTGGAGATGAGCTCAGGGAAGTCAATGGAAATCTAATCATCCACAAACGTCCCGAGGAAATCAGCCAGATTCTG TCTCAGTCTCAAGGCTCGATCACTCTGAAGATAATCCCTGCCATAAAGGAGGAGGACAGATTCAAGGAAAGTAAG GTCTATTTAAGAGCCCTGTTTGATTACACACCATTTGAAGACAAAGCCACGCCCTGTCAAGAGGCCGGGCTTCCCTTCCAGCGTGGGGACATCCTGCAGGTGGTCACTCAGGATGACCCAACATGGTGGCAGGCCAAACGAGTGGGAGATAGCAACCTGCGTGCTGGACTTATTCCCTCAAAACAGTTCCAGGAGAG ACGACTGTTATATAGGATCAAAACAGGAACGTACCAGAGCCCAAAATCTCCTAGAGCAGCACCAT ATGATCAGACTGGTGAAAAAG CTGGACTCAGGAGAAGTTTCAGGCTGAGCCGCAAGGATTGTCAGGGTTCGACCACAGAGTCTCAAACGGTGGAGTCCGAAGAGACTGAGTTTCTCATATATGAAGAGGTGACTTTATATCAGATGAGACCTCATGATAAACCAAGACTTGTGGTGCTTATAG GGTCTCTTGGTGCTCGGATCAATGAGCTGAAGCAGAAGATGATTGCTGAGAATCCTCAACGGTATGGCGTTGCTGTACCAC ACACAACAAGACCCAGGAAAAGCCATGAGAAGGAGGGTGTAGAATATCACTTCATATCCAAACAGGCCTTTGAGGCTGACGTCCAATCTAATAGGTTTATTGAATATGGTGAATATAAGAACAACCAATATGGGACGAGTCTAGAGGCGATACGGAGTGTCCTGGCGAGAAATAAAGTGTGTCTGGTAGATGTTCAACCTGAG GCCCTGAAAATTCTTCGTACGGCAGAGTTTAAGCCCTATGTGATCTTTGTAAAGCCTCATGTACCTGAGACCCACCAGCACCGTACTACATCACCAGGAAGGGCTGATAATGGACACATCACA GATGAAGACCTACAGGATATGAGGCAGTCAGCCAAACAGATGGACCAACAATACGGCCATCTAGTGGACAGGGTCCTAATAAAGGAGGACTCTGCCAGTGCCTGTGTGGAGCTGAGGAATATCCTGGAACGACTTGAGAGGGAGCCACAGTGGGTGCCTGTCAGCTGGGTTCGATCTTGA
- the mpp3b gene encoding MAGUK p55 subfamily member 3 isoform X1, producing the protein MPVLSPVTGLHEMLALLTSQLHPEANHKEDVGFLREVFSERSLSYLMKIHERLRQYQLQSPTPVFHSASCLAEDVAEELQNGPLDEDERELLTLLTAPHVKAVLTVHDTVAQKNFDPVLPPLPDDLDDELEEESVKIVRLVKNKEPLGATIRRDEVTGAVVVARIMRGGAADRSGLVHVGDELREVNGNLIIHKRPEEISQILSQSQGSITLKIIPAIKEEDRFKESKVYLRALFDYTPFEDKATPCQEAGLPFQRGDILQVVTQDDPTWWQAKRVGDSNLRAGLIPSKQFQERRLLYRIKTGTYQSPKSPRAAPYDQTGEKEDCDSEGSGTGHHIVSPKCKVVAPSCGQAFSWEFYSAGLRRSFRLSRKDCQGSTTESQTVESEETEFLIYEEVTLYQMRPHDKPRLVVLIGSLGARINELKQKMIAENPQRYGVAVPHTTRPRKSHEKEGVEYHFISKQAFEADVQSNRFIEYGEYKNNQYGTSLEAIRSVLARNKVCLVDVQPEALKILRTAEFKPYVIFVKPHVPETHQHRTTSPGRADNGHITDEDLQDMRQSAKQMDQQYGHLVDRVLIKEDSASACVELRNILERLEREPQWVPVSWVRS; encoded by the exons GCAAAGCCCGACCCCGGTGTTCCACAGCGCCTCCTGTTTAGCAGAGGAT GTTGCAGAGGAGCTACAGAATGGACCACTGGATGAAGATGAGAGAGAGTTATTAACCCTTCTGACTGCTCCACATGTGAAG GCAGTGCTAACAGTACATGACACTGTGGCCCAGAAGAACTTTGATCCTGTTCTCCCACCTCTTCCAGATGATCTGGATGATGAATTAGAGGAAGAATCTGTGAAGATTGTGCGTTTGGTGAAGAACAAGGAGCCACTT GGGGCGACCATCCGTAGGGATGAGGTTACTGGAGCGGTGGTGGTTGCTAGAATCATGAGGGGTGGGGCTGCAGACCGCAGTG GTTTGGTGCATGTTGGAGATGAGCTCAGGGAAGTCAATGGAAATCTAATCATCCACAAACGTCCCGAGGAAATCAGCCAGATTCTG TCTCAGTCTCAAGGCTCGATCACTCTGAAGATAATCCCTGCCATAAAGGAGGAGGACAGATTCAAGGAAAGTAAG GTCTATTTAAGAGCCCTGTTTGATTACACACCATTTGAAGACAAAGCCACGCCCTGTCAAGAGGCCGGGCTTCCCTTCCAGCGTGGGGACATCCTGCAGGTGGTCACTCAGGATGACCCAACATGGTGGCAGGCCAAACGAGTGGGAGATAGCAACCTGCGTGCTGGACTTATTCCCTCAAAACAGTTCCAGGAGAG ACGACTGTTATATAGGATCAAAACAGGAACGTACCAGAGCCCAAAATCTCCTAGAGCAGCACCAT ATGATCAGACTGGTGAAAAAG AAGACTGTGATAGTGAGGGCAGTGGAACTGGACACCACATAG TTTCTCCAAAGTGTAAGGTGGTGGCACCCTCCTGTGGCCAAGCCTTTTCCTGGGAATTTTACTCAG CTGGACTCAGGAGAAGTTTCAGGCTGAGCCGCAAGGATTGTCAGGGTTCGACCACAGAGTCTCAAACGGTGGAGTCCGAAGAGACTGAGTTTCTCATATATGAAGAGGTGACTTTATATCAGATGAGACCTCATGATAAACCAAGACTTGTGGTGCTTATAG GGTCTCTTGGTGCTCGGATCAATGAGCTGAAGCAGAAGATGATTGCTGAGAATCCTCAACGGTATGGCGTTGCTGTACCAC ACACAACAAGACCCAGGAAAAGCCATGAGAAGGAGGGTGTAGAATATCACTTCATATCCAAACAGGCCTTTGAGGCTGACGTCCAATCTAATAGGTTTATTGAATATGGTGAATATAAGAACAACCAATATGGGACGAGTCTAGAGGCGATACGGAGTGTCCTGGCGAGAAATAAAGTGTGTCTGGTAGATGTTCAACCTGAG GCCCTGAAAATTCTTCGTACGGCAGAGTTTAAGCCCTATGTGATCTTTGTAAAGCCTCATGTACCTGAGACCCACCAGCACCGTACTACATCACCAGGAAGGGCTGATAATGGACACATCACA GATGAAGACCTACAGGATATGAGGCAGTCAGCCAAACAGATGGACCAACAATACGGCCATCTAGTGGACAGGGTCCTAATAAAGGAGGACTCTGCCAGTGCCTGTGTGGAGCTGAGGAATATCCTGGAACGACTTGAGAGGGAGCCACAGTGGGTGCCTGTCAGCTGGGTTCGATCTTGA